In a genomic window of Saccharomyces kudriavzevii IFO 1802 strain IFO1802 genome assembly, chromosome: 2:
- the SKDI02G0010 gene encoding SRP1/TIP1 family protein, giving the protein MVKLTSIAAGVAALAAGASATTTLAQSDERVNLVELGVYVSDIRAHLAQYYLFQAAHPTETYPVEVAQAVFNYGDFTTMLTGIAPDQVTRMITGVPWYSTRLRPAISSALSKDGIYTIAK; this is encoded by the coding sequence atggtcaaattaacttcaatcgctgctggtgtcgccgCTCTAGCTGCTGGTGCCtctgccaccaccaccctagctcaatccgacgaaagagtcaacttggttgaattgggtgtctacgtctctgatatcagagctcacttggcccaatactacttgttccaagccgCTCACCCAACTGAAACCTACCCAGTCGAAGTTGCTCAAGCTGTTTTCAACTACGGTGACTTCACCACGATGTTGACCGGTATTGCTCCAGACCAAGTgaccagaatgatcactGGTGTCCCATGGTACTCCACCAGATTGAGACCAGCCATCTCTAGTGCTTTGTCTAAGGATGGTATTTACACCATTGCTAAATAG